In Aspergillus luchuensis IFO 4308 DNA, chromosome 1, nearly complete sequence, the following are encoded in one genomic region:
- a CDS encoding putative serine/threonine protein kinase (COG:T;~EggNog:ENOG410PK93;~InterPro:IPR017441,IPR008271,IPR000719,IPR011009;~PFAM:PF07714,PF00069;~go_function: GO:0004672 - protein kinase activity [Evidence IEA];~go_function: GO:0005524 - ATP binding [Evidence IEA];~go_process: GO:0006468 - protein phosphorylation [Evidence IEA]): protein MSSTAPSSTSSSIYHSVGSSELDDRLGKLIMPCSKPTPSQSSDYQAVEVPDDFGTSLTSEASVSMYVLEEMKAYIMKEAFYSSKGEVLGRGAYAQVRVVYKRNSKDRTSRYVAKEFFEREEAPYDVFMRDIRKEFIVARHACHPNVVKTVDLCIKERQCSIVMEYCSQGDLLDVLSTGRLSTTGKLCLFKQLLRGVSYLHNHDIAHRDLKPENLLLTEKGVLKITDFGFAVVFRNPKIDPDRVRQCSNKNICGTEPYLPHEVWYSRYYDPRRLDVWACALIGRYLFNHSMAWEVADSEKDMHFQRFVLDWAGFRKSRCVSLIDWADIHEWQPGFRPADYPSPEIWSLILLMLHIYPDKRLTIDEALDSPCIQAIDCCSPTGLETASTNSPSPPDTHHHCQDPQGLSPPQHSSNTDSSTTKSSDINRRVYSSE, encoded by the coding sequence ATGTCTTCCACTGCTCcttcctctacctcctcGAGCATCTACCACAGTGTCGGCTCCAGCGAGCTGGATGATCGCCTTGGGAAGTTGATCATGCCATGCTCCAAGCCCACCCCTAGCCAAAGCAGCGACTACCAAGCTGTGGAGGTCCCCGACGACTTCGGCACAAGCCTAACCTCCGAAGCATCCGTTAGTATGTATGTGCTCGAGGAGATGAAAGCCTATATAATGAAGGAAGCCTTCTACAGTAGCAAAGGCGAGGTTCTTGGCAGAGGAGCCTACGCACAGGTCCGCGTCGTCTATAAGCGCAACAGCAAAGACAGGACATCTCGTTATGTTGCCAAAGAGTTCTtcgagagggaggaggccCCATACGATGTTTTCATGCGCGATATTCGTAAAGAATTCATCGTCGCTCGTCATGCTTGTCATCCAAATGTCGTCAAAACTGTTGACCTTTGCATCAAGGAGAGACAGTGTAGCATTGTCATGGAATACTGCAGCCAGGGTGACCTCTTAGATGTCCTTTCGACCGGCCGGCTAAGCACCACTGGCAAATTATGCCTGTTTAAGCAGCTTTTACGTGGTGTATCCTACCTTCATAACCATGACATCGCCCATCGAGACCTGAAGCCAGAGAACCTGCTCCTCACGGAAAAGGGCGTTCTCAAGATTACCGACTTTGGTTTCGCTGTGGTCTTCAGGAACCCCAAGATAGATCCCGATAGAGTCCGCCAGTGTTCGAACAAAAACATCTGCGGTACCGAACCCTATCTGCCACATGAGGTATGGTACAGTAGATACTATGACCCTCGCCGGCTTGATGTATGGGCCTGTGCCTTGATCGGACGATACTTGTTCAACCATAGCATGGCCTGGGAGGTCGCCGACAGCGAAAAAGATATGCATTTCCAAAGGTTTGTACTTGATTGGGCGGGATTTCGTAAAAGCCGTTGTGTCAGCCTTATTGATTGGGCTGATATCCACGAATGGCAGCCAGGGTTCCGGCCTGCAGACTACCCGAGCCCTGAGATATGGTCTCTGATTCTCCTAATGCTGCACATTTACCCCGACAAAAGACTCACAATCGATGAAGCCTTGGATAGCCCCTGCATTCAAGCTATTGATTGCTGTTCTCCGACGGGGCTTGAAACAGCTTCTAcaaactctccctctcctcctgatactcatcatcattgtcagGATCCCCAGGGGCTGTCACCACCACAGCACTCATCAAACACGGACAGCAGCACAACCAAGTCAAGTGACATCAATAGGCGAGTATATTCGAGTGAGTAG